The Cervus elaphus chromosome 21, mCerEla1.1, whole genome shotgun sequence genome window below encodes:
- the TMEM74 gene encoding transmembrane protein 74, with protein sequence MELHYLVKKCSQAAPCDAADWSSRGPPEDQADVAATRAALCCQRGCTLKPRALEMEASQLSPSPASPSPSLKDSAIHTDSLPPGPLNSGNNQITAEQKVCNCCSQELETSFTYVDENVNLEQRNRHSPSAKGSDHLGDLGWGNPNEWSHESAISLISEDEDDTSSEATSSGKSVDYGFISAILFLVTGILLVIVSYVVPRDVTVDPNTVAAREMERLEKESARLGAHLDRCVIAGLCLLTLGGVVLSCLLMMSMWKGELYRRDRFASSKESAKLYGSFNFRMKTGTNENTLELSLVEEDALAVQS encoded by the coding sequence ATGGAGCTCCACTACCTTGTTAAGAAGTGCAGCCAGGCAGCCCCGTGTGATGCTGCTGACTGGAGTTCAAGAGGGCCTCCCGAGGACCAGGCAGATGTAGCAGCCACCAGAGCTGCTCTCTGCTGCCAGAGAGGTTGTACCTTGAAGCCAAGAGCACTGGAGATGGAAGCATCTCAACTTAGCCCTTCCCCAGCATCCCCTTCCCCCTCACTGAAAGACAGTGCTATTCACACAGACTCGTTGCCACCAGGACCTCTCAACTCAGGGAACAACCAGATAACAGCAGAACAGAAAGTCTGCAACTGCTGCAGCCAGGAATTAGAAACCTCTTTTACCTACGTGGACGAGAATGTCAACCTGGAGCAAAGGAACAGACACTCCCCTTCAGCAAAAGGGAGTGATCACCTGGGAGACCTCGGCTGGGGAAATCCAAATGAGTGGTCCCACGAGTCTGCCATCTCCTTGATTTCCGAAGATGAAGATGATACCAGCTCGGAAGCCACCTCTTCAGGGAAGTCAGTAGACTATGGTTTCATAAGCGCCATCTTGTTCTTGGTCACTGGCATCTTGCTGGTGATCGTCTCATACGTTGTCCCACGGGATGTGACCGTGGATCCCAACACTGTGGCGGCCCGGGAGATGGAACGCCTGGAGAAGGAGAGCGCGAGGCTGGGGGCTCACCTGGACCGCTGTGTGATTGCCGGACTCTGCCTGCTCACACTTGGGGGGGTCGTTCTGTCCTGCTTGCTGATGATGTCTATGTGGAAGGGGGAGCTATACCGTCGTGACAGGTTTGCCTCCTCCAAAGAGTCTGCGAAACTCTATGGTTCCTTCAACTTCAGGATGAAAACTGGCACTAATGAAAACACCCTGGAACTGTCACTGGTGGAGGAAGATGCTCTCGCTGTACAGAGTTAA